CCTGCTTCAGGATTTTCTTGTGACGGCGGCGCGCCGTAACACCACGCTTAACTCGTGCCATTGTTCAGTCCTCCTCAGAGATAAGGCAGCATGCGGTCCAGACGGCCCGCGTCCTCGGCACGAACATGGTTCGTCTGCCGCAGGTTGCGCTTCCGCTTGGTCGCCTTCTTGGTGAGGATGTGGCTCTTGTTGGCGTGGCCGCACTTGTACTTGCCGGAAGCAGTCTTCCGGAAGCGCTTGGCTGCCGCCCGATTGGTCTTGATCTTGGGCATTGCGATGTCCTTTCGGAGTTTGGTCACTGGCCTGGGCGGTGGCTCGCGCCACTCTTTCCGTCCTGCCCTTGCCGGCTTGTAAGTCGTTGATCTTGAAAGGATTCTACGACAGGTTCCTGGTACAGCACACAACAAACCCGGCGAACCGGGCCGCACATTATGCGGAAAGGTCACCGGGCTTGCAAATGTTTTCTTTGAGAATCAGGGATTTGGGCTTCAGTGAGCGCTGGAGGCGCCCCGCCCTCACCCCCGGCCCTCTCCCGCTGGCGGGAGAGGGAGCAGATCTCGTCAGATCTTCTTCTTCGGCGCGATCATCATGACCATCTGCCGGCCTTCCAGGCGCGGACGCGACTCGATCACGATGTCCTCGCCCAGGTCGGCCTCGATCCGCGCGGCCATCTCGCGGCCGAGCTCCTGGTGGCTCATCTCGCGGCCACGGAAGCGGATGTTGACCTTGACCTTGTCGCCCTCTTCCAGGAAGCGGCGCATGTTGCGCAGCTTGATCTGGTAGTCGCCTTCGTCGGTCACCGGACGGAACTTGAGTTCCTTGATCTCGACCTGCTTGGTCTTCTTCTTCGCCTCGTTGGCCTTCTTCTGCTGCTCGAAGCGGAACTTGCCGAAGTCCATGACCTTGCAGACCGGCGGATCGGCGTTGGGCTGGATTTCGACGAGGTCGAGGCCTTCGTCTTCGGCCATGCGCAGCGCTTCGTCGCGCGTCAGCACGCCGATCATCTCGCCATCACTGCCAATCACGCGCACGCGCGGGACGCGGATTTCCTGGTTCTTGCGATTCGGCTTTTCGGGGGTACTGATGTTGCAATCTCCGGTATGGATCGTGCCGGCCGCCGGGGGTGGCAGCCGGACCTGGGCAGCTTACGGGCTTATTGAACGCCCTCACTGCGCAAACGCGAGGCGAATTCGGAGACGGTCATCGTCCCGAGGTCCTCCCCTCCCCGCGTGCGCACAGAAATCTGGCCGTTTTCCTTCTCGCGGTCACCGACCACGAGCAGGTAAGGCACGCGCTGCAGGGTATGCTCGCGAATCTTATAGCCGATCTTTTCGTTGCGCAAATCGGCATGGACCCGGAATCCTTGATTTGCAAGGGTTTTCCTGACCTCGTCCACGTAATCGCCCTGGGCGTCGGTGATGTTCATCACCACCGCCTGGATCGGGGCCAGCCAGGCCGGGAACTGGCCGGCGTGGTGCTCGATCAGGATGCCGATGAAGCGCTCCATCGAGCCGACGATGGCCCGGTGCAGCATCACCGGGTGGCGGCGCTGGCTGCTTTCGTCGACATATTCGGCGCCCAGGCGGCCCGGCATCATGAAATCGACCTGCATGGTGCCCAGCTGCCAGGTCCGGCCGATGGCGTCCTTGAGGTGGTATTCGATCTTGGGGCCGTAGAAGGCGCCCTCGCCGGGCAGCTCCTCCCACTGCACGCCGGCCGCGCTCAGGGCCGAGCGCAGGGCGTTCTCGGCCTTGTCCCAGGTGGCGTCGTCGCCCAGGCGCTTGTCCGGGCGCAGGGCGATCTTGATCTGGATCTCACTGAAGCCGAAGACGTCGTAGACGGCCAGGGCCTGCTGGTGGAAGGCGCTGACCTCGGCCTCGATCTGGTCCTCGGTGCAGAAGATGTGGCCGTCGTCCTGGGTGAAGCCGCGCACCCGCAGGATGCCGTGCAGCGCGCCGGACGGCTCGTTGCGGTGGCAGGCGCCGAACTCGCCGTAGCGGATCGGCAGGTCGCGGTAGCTGTGCAGGCCGTGGTTGAACACCTGCACGTGGCCCGGGCAGTTCATCGGCTTGAGCGCGTAGGTGCGCTTCTCCGACTCGGTGAAGAACATGTTTTCCTGGTAGTTGTCCCAGTGGCCGGACTTCTGCCACAGCGACACGTCGAGGATCTGCGGGCAGCGCACTTCCTGGTAGCCGCTGTCGCGGTAGACCTTGCGCATGTACTGCTCGACGACCTGCCAGATCGACCAGCCCTTGGGATGCCAGAAGATCAGGCCCGGGGCCTCTTCCTGCAGGTGGAACAGGTCCTGCTGCTTGGCGATCTTGCGGTGGTCGCGCTTCTCGGCTTCCTCCAGCTGGGTCAGGTAGGCCTTGAGGTCCTTGTCGTTGAGCCAGGCGGTGCCGTAGATGCGGCTGAGCATCTGGTTGTTGGAATCGCCGCGCCAGTAGGCGCCGGCGACCTTCATCAGCTTGAACGCGCGCAGCTTGTCGGTGGACGGCACGTGCGGGCCGCGGCACAGGTCGGTGAACTCGCCCTGGCTGTACAGCGACAGGTCTTCGCTGGCCGGGATCGACTCGATGATCTCGGCCTTGTAGGCCTCGCCGATGCCGCGGAAGAAGGCCACGGCGTCGTCGCGCGACTTGACGCTGCGCGAAACAGGCTGGGCTTCTTTCACAATCTTCTGCATTTCCGCCTCGATCGCCGGCAGGTCTTCCGGCGTGAACGGGCGCTCGTAGGCGAAGTCGTAATAGAAGCCGTTGTCGATGACCGGGCCGATGGTGACCTGCGCGCCCGGATACAGGCGCTGCACGGCCTGCGCCAGCAGGTGCGCGGTGGAGTGGCGCAGCACCTCGAGGGCGTCGGGGTGCTTTTCGGTGACGATCTCGAGCGAGACGTCGTGGTCGATGCGGAAGCTGGAGTCGACGAGCTTGCCGTCGACCTTGCCGGCCAGGGCAGCCTTGGCCAGGCCGGCGCCGATCGAGGCGGCGACCTCGCCGACGGACACGGGCTGTTCGAATTCGCGGCGGCTGCCGTCAGGAAGGGTGATTGCGATCATGAGAGGGCGTCTTGCTGGCGCGCGGGTGCGCGGCTTGGCGGTTGGAGATCGTCGGAACCGGCAACAAACCGGGCTTCCGGAAATGAAAAACGGCGCCGCGGCGCCGTCCTGCAGGGGCGTCGTCGGCGTTCAGCGATGGGAAGTGGTAGTGCTCATGTCGCACGCTCGGCCGGCGGTTTTGCCGCGGGCCACCTCTGGATCCTGCCTCCGGCCGATGCCGGAGCTAGGGTGAAATAGTTGGGTCTTCGCGCGGCCAAGTCAACGCCGGCGCGCGGGCCGGCCTGCGGGCGTCGAAAATACGGGCCCCGAAAAGCAGAACGGCCGGGCAGAGCCCGGCCGTTCGCAACATATTGGTGGGCGGTACAGGGTTCGAACCTGTGACCCCTACCATGTCAAGGTAGTGCTCTACCGCTGAGCTAACCGCCCTTCGTTTCGCCACAAGTGGCTCACGAGGGCGCGCAGTTTAGCCCGTCGGCGCGATGGCGGCAACACCTTTGCCATCAGGCCGCGAAGCCGGCGTCCTTCAACTGCCGCAACTGGTCGCGAACCGCCGCGGCCTCCTCGAATTCGAGGTCGCGCGCGTGCTGGTACATCTGCTGCTCCAGCGCCTTGATGCGCGCCGCGAACTGACTCGGGCTGAGCCTGGCGTATTCGGCCAGGTCCTCGGCGACCCTGCGTGCCTTGCCCCTGCCCTTCGCGGTCTCGCCCGGTTCGGCGCGGGCGCCTTCCATGACGTCGACCACGGCCTTGGCAATCGACTTCGGGGTGATGCCGTGCTCGAGGTTGTACTCGACCTGGCGCGCACGCCGGCGGTCGGTTTCGTCGATCGCCTTCTGCATCGAGTTGGTGATGCGATCGGCGTACAGGATCGCCTTGCCGCGCAGGTTGCGCGCGGCGCGGCCGATGGTCTGGATCAGCGAGCCGGCCGAACGCAGGAAGCCTTCCTTGTCGGCATCGAGGATCGCCACCAGCGACACCTCCGGCATGTCCAGGCCTTCGCGCAGCAGGTTGATGCCGACCAGCACGTCGAACTTGCCCAGGCGCAGGTCGCGGATGATTTCCACGCGTTCGACGGTGTCGATGTCCGAGTGCAGGTAACGCACGCGCACGCCGTGTTCGCCGAGGTACTCGGTGAGGTTCTCGGCCATGCGCTTGGTCAGCGTGGTGATCAGCACGCGGTCGCCCATCGCGACGCGCTTGTGGATTTCGCCAAGGACGTCGTCGACCTGGGTGCCGACCGGACGGATCTCGACTTCCGGATCGATCAGGCCGGTAGGACGAACCACCAGCTCCACGATCTGGTCTTCGGACTTGCGCAGCTCGTACGGGCCCGGCGTCGCCGAGACGTAGATCGCGCGCGGTGAGCGGCCTTCCCATTCCTCGAAGCGCAGCGGCCGGTTGTCGAGCGCCGACGGCAGGCGGAAGCCGAACTGCACCAGGGTTTCCTTGCGCGAACGGTCGCCCTTGTACATCGCACCGATCTGCGGGACGGTGACGTGCGATTCGTCGACCACCAGCAGCGCGTCCGGCGGCAGGTAGTCGAACAGGCACGGCGGCGGTTCGTCAGGCATGTGCCCGGTGAGGTGGCGCGAGTAGTTCTCGATGCCGTTGCAGTAACCGACCTCG
Above is a genomic segment from Lysobacter sp. S4-A87 containing:
- the rpmI gene encoding 50S ribosomal protein L35, whose translation is MPKIKTNRAAAKRFRKTASGKYKCGHANKSHILTKKATKRKRNLRQTNHVRAEDAGRLDRMLPYL
- the infC gene encoding translation initiation factor IF-3 encodes the protein MSTPEKPNRKNQEIRVPRVRVIGSDGEMIGVLTRDEALRMAEDEGLDLVEIQPNADPPVCKVMDFGKFRFEQQKKANEAKKKTKQVEIKELKFRPVTDEGDYQIKLRNMRRFLEEGDKVKVNIRFRGREMSHQELGREMAARIEADLGEDIVIESRPRLEGRQMVMMIAPKKKI
- the thrS gene encoding threonine--tRNA ligase, giving the protein MIAITLPDGSRREFEQPVSVGEVAASIGAGLAKAALAGKVDGKLVDSSFRIDHDVSLEIVTEKHPDALEVLRHSTAHLLAQAVQRLYPGAQVTIGPVIDNGFYYDFAYERPFTPEDLPAIEAEMQKIVKEAQPVSRSVKSRDDAVAFFRGIGEAYKAEIIESIPASEDLSLYSQGEFTDLCRGPHVPSTDKLRAFKLMKVAGAYWRGDSNNQMLSRIYGTAWLNDKDLKAYLTQLEEAEKRDHRKIAKQQDLFHLQEEAPGLIFWHPKGWSIWQVVEQYMRKVYRDSGYQEVRCPQILDVSLWQKSGHWDNYQENMFFTESEKRTYALKPMNCPGHVQVFNHGLHSYRDLPIRYGEFGACHRNEPSGALHGILRVRGFTQDDGHIFCTEDQIEAEVSAFHQQALAVYDVFGFSEIQIKIALRPDKRLGDDATWDKAENALRSALSAAGVQWEELPGEGAFYGPKIEYHLKDAIGRTWQLGTMQVDFMMPGRLGAEYVDESSQRRHPVMLHRAIVGSMERFIGILIEHHAGQFPAWLAPIQAVVMNITDAQGDYVDEVRKTLANQGFRVHADLRNEKIGYKIREHTLQRVPYLLVVGDREKENGQISVRTRGGEDLGTMTVSEFASRLRSEGVQ
- the uvrB gene encoding excinuclease ABC subunit UvrB; its protein translation is MNDSLHPAGFQLVAPYEPAGDQPQAITRLVDGFESGLASQTMLGVTGSGKTFTVANVIQSVQKPTLVMAPNKTLAAQLYGEFKAFFPHNAVEYFVSYYDYYQPEAYVPSSDTFIEKDSSVNEHIEQMRLSATKALLERRDTIIVCTVSAIYGLGDPNEYFRMVLHMVRGERIDQRELIRRLTEMQYTRNDTELRRATYRVRGEVVDVHPAESDSEALRIELFDGEIEQLSVFDPLTGETLRRVPRYTIYPGSHYVTTRRTVLDAIERIKDELRMRLEQLYAENKLVEAQRLAQRTQFDLEMLAEVGYCNGIENYSRHLTGHMPDEPPPCLFDYLPPDALLVVDESHVTVPQIGAMYKGDRSRKETLVQFGFRLPSALDNRPLRFEEWEGRSPRAIYVSATPGPYELRKSEDQIVELVVRPTGLIDPEVEIRPVGTQVDDVLGEIHKRVAMGDRVLITTLTKRMAENLTEYLGEHGVRVRYLHSDIDTVERVEIIRDLRLGKFDVLVGINLLREGLDMPEVSLVAILDADKEGFLRSAGSLIQTIGRAARNLRGKAILYADRITNSMQKAIDETDRRRARQVEYNLEHGITPKSIAKAVVDVMEGARAEPGETAKGRGKARRVAEDLAEYARLSPSQFAARIKALEQQMYQHARDLEFEEAAAVRDQLRQLKDAGFAA